In Methylotenera mobilis JLW8, the following are encoded in one genomic region:
- a CDS encoding helix-turn-helix domain-containing protein, with the protein MNAMQNVVHLPTKPEIEAAKQSSRMLSKYADADRVQLTLRANNGAAEDLVLPGQIMQLLLDIVSEMAKGNAISLVPIHHELSTQEAANLLNVSRPHLVSLLEKGELPHRKVGAHRRVLASDVLAYKESLLAKRNAALDELTAISQELGMGY; encoded by the coding sequence ATGAACGCGATGCAAAATGTAGTGCATTTACCCACAAAGCCCGAGATTGAAGCTGCTAAACAATCTAGCCGTATGTTGAGTAAATATGCGGATGCAGACAGGGTACAACTAACTTTACGTGCCAATAATGGCGCAGCTGAAGATTTGGTGTTGCCTGGGCAAATTATGCAATTGCTGTTAGATATTGTCTCGGAAATGGCAAAGGGCAATGCGATTAGCTTGGTTCCAATTCACCATGAGCTCAGTACACAAGAAGCAGCTAATTTACTGAATGTTAGCCGTCCGCATTTGGTGAGCTTATTAGAAAAAGGCGAACTACCTCATCGTAAAGTAGGTGCCCATCGCCGTGTGTTAGCAAGCGATGTGTTGGCTTATAAAGAATCACTGTTGGCTAAGCGCAATGCAGCCCTTGATGAACTAACGGCTATATCGCAAGAGTTAGGTATGGGGTATTAA
- the kwaB gene encoding anti-phage protein KwaB, producing the protein MDIQELKESLSYFYEHQDQIGVTVYAISRLPNQQEPKKLDIEADAQSGLKQLFLKSIKDTIIDVEELAVMNLSTSDERVNVIYAYDIEIPQELSAIDTVIANDNLPTYNLDAEKIGNIKALLIEIGNNEKQVILYKTIAPIHIFSQSSFCLVQHETRLEKIDKDFLRISPGFQMLKIDGELLVNDLAALERSFGFHEIIKKEATLGITAIEDKLVIENVEALRELLEDIKYARRFVKVAKGSPVLIKNIPNTSIISFCKTFPALAGRIRFNQAEDKIVLDSKVSKDLFIKLLMDNFLTSDLTKFHYESVAKDSLDKDVAA; encoded by the coding sequence ATGGATATACAAGAATTAAAAGAGTCGCTTTCGTATTTTTATGAACATCAAGACCAAATAGGTGTGACTGTATATGCTATTTCCAGACTACCCAATCAACAAGAGCCAAAAAAGCTAGATATTGAAGCCGATGCACAATCTGGTTTAAAGCAGCTATTTTTAAAAAGCATTAAAGACACAATAATCGATGTTGAAGAATTAGCAGTGATGAACTTATCTACCTCTGATGAGAGAGTAAACGTAATTTATGCTTATGACATAGAAATACCACAAGAATTGAGCGCTATTGATACTGTGATAGCGAATGACAATTTGCCAACTTATAACTTAGATGCTGAAAAGATAGGAAATATAAAAGCATTACTGATAGAAATAGGGAATAACGAAAAGCAAGTCATTTTATATAAGACGATTGCTCCGATACATATTTTTAGCCAGTCGAGTTTTTGTTTAGTACAACACGAAACAAGATTAGAAAAAATTGACAAAGACTTCTTGAGAATAAGTCCAGGCTTTCAGATGCTGAAAATTGATGGTGAGTTATTAGTAAATGATTTGGCTGCGCTTGAAAGAAGTTTCGGTTTCCATGAAATTATTAAAAAGGAAGCAACGTTAGGAATAACGGCAATTGAAGACAAACTGGTTATTGAAAACGTTGAAGCATTGAGAGAGCTGCTTGAGGACATTAAATATGCAAGACGGTTTGTAAAGGTCGCTAAAGGCTCACCAGTTTTGATAAAAAACATCCCTAACACAAGCATTATCAGCTTTTGCAAAACATTTCCTGCATTAGCCGGAAGAATAAGATTCAACCAAGCAGAAGATAAAATAGTTTTAGATTCAAAGGTTTCAAAAGATTTATTTATTAAATTATTAATGGATAACTTTTTAACTTCTGACTTGACGAAATTCCACTACGAAAGTGTTGCCAAAGACAGTTTGGATAAAGATGTCGCTGCCTAA
- the kwaA gene encoding anti-phage protein KwaA, with protein sequence MTDTRRKIDLYVLSLGLLFVFILIMTVQFPEGAVDLRHLSSWWRFLSANIFPTIIFMCLCYAVFAFFRFDFDLKGATDIPFEVTKVEGINYEHLTFLATYVIPLISFEFSSTRQLAVFALLLLVMGVIYIKTDLFYANPSLALLGFQIYRANGAFKIGNRENIILISKCKIVENQKLSYIKLDDRIYYVRGVV encoded by the coding sequence ATGACAGATACAAGAAGAAAAATTGATCTTTACGTACTTTCGCTAGGGTTACTTTTTGTCTTTATCTTGATAATGACAGTTCAGTTTCCAGAAGGTGCTGTAGATTTACGTCATCTTTCATCTTGGTGGCGCTTTTTAAGCGCCAATATTTTCCCTACAATTATTTTCATGTGCCTTTGTTATGCAGTTTTTGCATTTTTCAGATTTGATTTTGATTTGAAAGGCGCAACGGATATCCCGTTTGAGGTCACGAAAGTTGAAGGTATTAATTACGAGCACTTAACTTTCCTCGCGACATACGTCATACCGCTGATTAGCTTTGAATTTTCAAGCACAAGGCAGCTAGCTGTATTTGCGTTGCTTTTACTTGTAATGGGCGTTATCTATATCAAAACTGACCTCTTCTACGCAAACCCATCACTTGCTTTGCTTGGCTTCCAAATATATAGGGCTAACGGCGCATTCAAAATTGGTAATAGAGAGAACATTATTCTTATCTCTAAATGCAAAATAGTTGAAAACCAAAAGCTGAGTTACATTAAGTTAGACGATCGTATTTACTATGTTAGGGGAGTGGTTTAA